In the Piscinibacter sp. XHJ-5 genome, one interval contains:
- a CDS encoding Ku protein: protein MRAIASLTLAFGLVSIPVKLYSATESSAAIRFKLMSRGGARLRQHYVADTAEPAEAGELAEPADPAEPEVQVPTVPARTAARAQADVAAPARPPARQLDLDDAPPPVIVEREDIVKGYEFEKGRFVLFTPAELKALQEGARDSIDIVAFIPAGAVEPVYYDKAYLLAPDKRAEKTYSLLLAALQRSGRCALAKWAWRGKQYVVEVRPGEGGMVLQQLLYADEVRSPAALDIRLVQVGDAELGLALKLIEQGAQDRYDPTQFVDEEKQRILAAVEKKIAGRKIVAPEQREPAAGQVIDLMQALRASLRQPQASKPPRKAVAAKGAKVRKAR from the coding sequence ATGCGCGCGATCGCTTCGCTGACCCTTGCCTTCGGCTTGGTCTCCATCCCGGTCAAGCTCTACTCGGCAACGGAAAGCAGCGCCGCCATCCGCTTCAAGCTGATGAGCCGCGGCGGTGCGAGGCTGCGACAGCACTACGTGGCCGATACGGCCGAGCCCGCAGAGGCCGGAGAGCTTGCAGAGCCCGCCGATCCCGCCGAGCCCGAGGTCCAAGTCCCCACGGTCCCCGCGCGCACGGCAGCACGCGCGCAGGCGGACGTCGCGGCGCCCGCCCGGCCGCCTGCCCGACAGCTCGACCTCGACGACGCCCCGCCGCCGGTCATCGTCGAACGCGAGGACATCGTCAAGGGCTACGAGTTCGAGAAGGGCCGCTTCGTGCTCTTCACGCCCGCCGAGCTGAAGGCGCTGCAGGAAGGCGCGCGCGACAGCATCGACATCGTCGCCTTCATTCCCGCGGGTGCGGTCGAGCCGGTCTACTACGACAAGGCCTACCTGCTGGCGCCCGACAAGCGCGCAGAGAAGACCTATTCGCTTCTGCTGGCGGCCCTGCAACGCAGCGGTCGCTGCGCGCTCGCGAAGTGGGCGTGGCGCGGCAAGCAGTACGTCGTCGAGGTGCGCCCCGGCGAGGGCGGGATGGTGCTGCAGCAGCTGCTCTATGCCGACGAGGTTCGCTCGCCGGCTGCGCTGGACATCCGGCTGGTGCAGGTGGGCGATGCCGAGCTCGGGCTGGCGCTGAAGCTGATCGAGCAGGGGGCACAGGACCGCTACGACCCGACCCAGTTCGTCGACGAGGAGAAGCAGCGCATCCTCGCGGCGGTGGAGAAGAAGATCGCCGGCAGGAAGATCGTGGCGCCGGAGCAGCGCGAGCCCGCCGCAGGCCAGGTCATCGACCTGATGCAGGCGCTGCGGGCCAGCCTGCGGCAGCCGCAGGCATCGAAGCCGCCTCGCAAGGCCGTCGCTGCAAAGGGCGCCAAGGTGCGCAAGGCGCGCTGA
- a CDS encoding acetoacetate--CoA ligase codes for MSQAPEPQILRYTRWLAETRGLRFDPTTNEGYDAMWRWSVCDLRGFWRSVWDWVDLQSPTPVRTVLDAETMPGARWFEGAQVNFARQALRHADAAHAAGHPALRFQNEAMAERGEMGEMSWPDLRRQVAALTAQLERMGVQPGDRVAAFLPNTPATVVAFLAVASLGAVWSVCSPDMGPVAVLDRFRQIEPTVLIACDGYRYGGVAHDRMPLLATLLASLPSVRHVVLQRALNADADEATLRAGGRAVHDFDALTAGAEARVEPRWLPFDHPLWIVYSSGTTGLPKPIVHGHGGVMLEGLKLIRLHNNVGPSVETGDRFHWYSATGWIMWNCQMMGLLIGTTICLFDGSPAGRAGQPDWSTLWRFVGAAGATFFGAGAAFYASCLKAGVEPARVADLSRLRGLGSTGSPLPVECYRWIYEQMPKVDGRDIWLTSVSGGTDFSGGFIAGLPTLPVIEGEMQCRCLGASVEAWSEPDAEGRGRPLIDEVGELVCTKPMPSMPLCFWGDTDGRRLHDSYFDMYPGVWRHGDWLRITPRGGAIIYGRSDATINRHGIRMGTSELYRAVEALPEVLDSLVVDLEYLGRESYMPLFVVLREGFVLDDALVARLKAAIREALSARHVPNEIFQVSAIPRTLSGKKMELPVKKLLMGQPAEKVLNADAMANADSISWFVEFGKRRAAS; via the coding sequence ATGAGCCAGGCCCCCGAACCCCAGATCCTCCGCTACACCCGCTGGCTGGCCGAGACGCGCGGCCTGAGATTCGATCCGACCACGAACGAAGGCTACGACGCCATGTGGCGCTGGTCGGTCTGCGACCTGCGCGGTTTCTGGCGCTCGGTGTGGGACTGGGTGGACCTGCAGTCGCCGACGCCGGTGCGCACCGTGCTCGATGCCGAGACCATGCCCGGTGCGCGCTGGTTCGAAGGCGCCCAAGTCAACTTCGCCCGCCAGGCGCTGCGCCATGCCGATGCGGCGCATGCCGCGGGCCATCCGGCGCTGCGGTTCCAGAACGAGGCGATGGCCGAGCGTGGCGAGATGGGCGAGATGAGCTGGCCCGATCTGCGCCGCCAGGTCGCTGCGCTGACCGCGCAGCTGGAGCGCATGGGCGTGCAGCCGGGAGACCGGGTCGCCGCCTTCCTGCCGAACACGCCGGCCACGGTCGTCGCCTTCCTGGCGGTGGCGAGCCTCGGTGCCGTCTGGTCGGTGTGCTCGCCCGACATGGGACCGGTGGCGGTGCTCGACCGCTTCCGGCAGATCGAGCCCACGGTGCTCATCGCCTGCGACGGCTACCGCTACGGCGGCGTCGCGCACGACCGCATGCCCTTGCTGGCCACGCTGCTGGCTTCGCTGCCCAGCGTGCGCCACGTGGTGCTGCAGCGCGCGCTGAACGCCGACGCCGACGAGGCGACGCTGCGGGCCGGCGGACGCGCCGTGCACGACTTCGACGCGCTGACTGCCGGAGCCGAAGCGCGCGTCGAGCCGCGCTGGCTGCCGTTCGACCACCCGCTGTGGATCGTCTACTCGAGCGGCACCACCGGCCTGCCCAAGCCCATCGTGCACGGCCACGGCGGCGTGATGCTCGAAGGACTGAAGCTGATCCGGCTGCACAACAACGTGGGCCCGAGTGTCGAGACAGGCGACCGCTTCCACTGGTACAGCGCCACCGGCTGGATCATGTGGAACTGCCAGATGATGGGCCTGCTGATCGGCACGACCATCTGCCTCTTCGACGGCAGCCCGGCCGGACGCGCCGGCCAGCCCGACTGGTCGACGCTGTGGCGCTTCGTCGGGGCGGCGGGCGCCACCTTCTTCGGCGCGGGTGCGGCCTTCTACGCCAGCTGCCTGAAGGCCGGCGTCGAGCCGGCGCGTGTCGCCGACCTGTCGCGCCTGCGCGGTCTGGGGTCGACCGGCTCGCCGCTGCCGGTCGAGTGCTATCGCTGGATCTACGAGCAGATGCCGAAGGTCGACGGCCGCGACATCTGGCTGACCTCGGTCTCCGGCGGCACCGACTTTTCCGGTGGCTTCATCGCCGGCTTGCCGACGCTGCCGGTGATCGAGGGCGAGATGCAGTGCCGCTGCCTCGGCGCCTCGGTCGAGGCCTGGAGCGAGCCGGATGCCGAAGGCCGCGGCCGGCCGCTGATCGACGAGGTCGGCGAGCTGGTCTGCACCAAGCCGATGCCGTCGATGCCGCTGTGCTTCTGGGGCGACACCGACGGCCGCCGCCTGCACGACAGCTACTTCGACATGTATCCCGGCGTCTGGCGGCACGGCGACTGGCTGCGCATCACGCCGCGCGGCGGCGCGATCATCTACGGCCGCAGCGACGCGACCATCAACCGCCACGGCATCCGCATGGGCACCAGCGAGCTGTACCGCGCTGTCGAGGCGCTGCCCGAGGTGCTGGACAGCCTGGTGGTGGATCTGGAGTACCTCGGCCGCGAGAGCTACATGCCGCTGTTCGTCGTGCTGCGTGAAGGCTTCGTGCTGGACGACGCTTTGGTCGCGCGCCTGAAGGCCGCGATCCGCGAGGCGCTGTCGGCGCGGCATGTGCCCAACGAGATCTTCCAGGTGAGCGCCATCCCCCGCACGCTGTCCGGCAAGAAGATGGAGCTGCCGGTGAAGAAGCTCCTGATGGGGCAGCCGGCGGAGAAGGTGCTGAACGCCGACGCAATGGCCAATGCGGACAGCATCTCTTGGTTCGTCGAGTTCGGGAAGCGGCGCGCGGCTAGCTGA